A section of the Patescibacteria group bacterium genome encodes:
- a CDS encoding UDP-N-acetylmuramoyl-L-alanyl-D-glutamate--2,6-diaminopimelate ligase, producing the protein MKQMLNTLRKLIPRPILGVYHLILARIAALIYRNPSRELIVIGVTGTNGKSTTVNLISRILEQAGAKTGFTTTINFKVGDKEWLNDTKMTMPGRFRLQKMLRDMVKAGCVYAVIETSSQGLDQHRHLGVEYDAAVFTNLAPEHLEAHHGFENYKKAKGKLFAHVSRFKNKKIGGAVIPKIIAVNADDENAGYFLDFLADKKITYSMENFSDYRAEDAVLEPAGSRFTLKGMDFEMPLPARFNIYNALAAIAVTAGLGVPLEAARDALAQAKTIPGRLEYIDAGQDFKVMIDYAPEPNSLAELYHLLKSIPKNKLIHVLGSAGGGRDKARRPILGRMAAETADYVIVTNEDPYDEDPMEIINRVTEGAMAGGKVLDENLFKRMDRQEAIEKAISLAGPGDFVLITGKGAEQAMVVQGGRKIKWDDREVVRQILKKRGIKN; encoded by the coding sequence ATGAAGCAGATGTTAAATACATTAAGAAAATTAATACCGCGGCCAATTCTGGGGGTCTACCATTTGATTTTGGCGCGTATCGCGGCCTTGATTTACCGCAATCCTTCGCGCGAGCTTATCGTCATCGGCGTGACCGGCACGAACGGCAAATCAACAACCGTGAATCTCATTAGCCGGATTCTGGAGCAGGCGGGCGCGAAAACCGGGTTTACCACCACCATTAATTTCAAGGTGGGGGACAAGGAATGGCTGAATGACACTAAGATGACCATGCCGGGCCGCTTCCGGCTCCAGAAGATGCTGCGCGACATGGTGAAGGCCGGCTGCGTCTACGCAGTGATTGAAACCTCCTCCCAGGGGCTGGACCAGCACCGGCATCTGGGCGTTGAATACGATGCCGCGGTTTTTACCAATCTCGCGCCCGAGCATCTGGAGGCGCACCACGGATTTGAAAATTACAAAAAAGCCAAAGGCAAATTATTCGCGCATGTTTCAAGATTCAAGAACAAGAAAATCGGCGGCGCGGTCATCCCGAAAATTATCGCGGTGAACGCGGATGACGAAAACGCGGGTTATTTTCTGGATTTTCTGGCGGATAAAAAGATTACCTACTCAATGGAAAATTTTTCCGACTACCGCGCCGAGGACGCGGTGCTTGAGCCGGCGGGTTCGCGTTTTACCCTTAAGGGCATGGATTTTGAAATGCCTCTGCCGGCGAGATTCAATATTTACAACGCTCTCGCGGCAATCGCCGTGACCGCCGGGCTCGGAGTGCCGCTCGAGGCCGCGCGGGACGCGCTCGCGCAGGCCAAAACAATTCCCGGGCGGCTGGAATACATTGACGCGGGCCAGGATTTCAAGGTAATGATTGACTACGCGCCCGAACCGAATTCGCTCGCCGAACTGTATCATCTTTTAAAATCAATTCCAAAGAATAAACTGATTCATGTTCTTGGTTCGGCCGGCGGCGGCCGTGACAAGGCGCGGCGGCCAATTCTCGGGCGCATGGCCGCCGAAACCGCGGATTATGTAATTGTCACGAACGAAGATCCCTACGACGAAGATCCCATGGAAATTATCAACCGCGTGACTGAGGGGGCAATGGCCGGCGGCAAGGTTCTGGATGAAAATTTGTTCAAGCGCATGGATCGCCAGGAGGCAATTGAAAAAGCGATCAGTCTTGCCGGGCCCGGAGATTTTGTGCTGATTACCGGCAAGGGAGCCGAGCAGGCCATGGTGGTGCAAGGCGGACGCAAGATAAAGTGGGACGATAGAGAAGTCGTGAGGCAGATTTTAAAAAAACGAGGAATCAAGAATTAG
- a CDS encoding DUF5679 domain-containing protein, with amino-acid sequence MANGDKVEKVQGYCVKCKAKQDMSEAKEVEMKGKGGKTRRAMKGKCPKCGTTMFRIMGAKK; translated from the coding sequence ATGGCAAACGGAGACAAAGTCGAGAAAGTCCAGGGCTATTGCGTAAAGTGCAAAGCCAAGCAGGATATGTCGGAAGCGAAGGAAGTTGAGATGAAGGGCAAGGGCGGAAAGACACGCCGCGCGATGAAGGGAAAGTGCCCGAAATGCGGCACAACCATGTTCCGGATCATGGGCGCCAAAAAGTAA
- the murD gene encoding UDP-N-acetylmuramoyl-L-alanine--D-glutamate ligase produces the protein MHNQFSEYKNKKILIAGLGSYEKGSGISAARFFAKLGARVTVTDLKSAALLAKSVRSLRGLKIKFVLGKHRISDFREADIVVKNPGMRRSSEYLAAARKAGAHIESDMTIFFRHCPCRIIGVTGTRGKSTTTSLIYEMLKRKYRRVFLGGNIKISPLNFLHKLRPGDVAVVELSSWMLEDLNAGRMSPHGAVITNVMRDHLNTYNGMKEYGEAKAMILAHQNVGDFAVLNRDNKYTRQFGARVIGRRFWFSLKPFIEENGAMVKNGRMIFREDGRVRNVASVKDAAMRGEHNLYNSLAALAVAKIMGVPCVAVRKTLRAFNGLADRQELIREIRGVKYYNDTTATTPDAGIAALRTLGVQKNIILIAGGADKELIFGEWAKALKKYCKKVVLLQGTATPKMSAELKKNRVEIESTVDSMNAAVNLAKKLAKKGEIILLSPSAASFGLFRNEFDRGEQFIRAVRKI, from the coding sequence ATGCATAATCAATTTTCAGAATATAAAAATAAAAAAATCCTGATCGCCGGTTTGGGGTCGTATGAGAAGGGGAGCGGGATTTCGGCGGCCCGGTTTTTTGCCAAACTCGGCGCGCGGGTCACGGTGACGGATTTGAAGTCCGCCGCGCTTCTTGCAAAAAGCGTGCGCTCGCTCCGGGGACTCAAGATTAAGTTTGTTTTGGGAAAGCACCGGATATCGGATTTCCGCGAAGCCGACATTGTGGTTAAGAATCCGGGCATGCGGCGCAGTTCCGAATACCTTGCGGCGGCGAGAAAAGCCGGCGCGCACATTGAATCCGACATGACCATATTTTTCCGCCATTGCCCGTGCCGGATTATCGGGGTCACCGGAACGCGCGGCAAGAGCACGACCACGTCGCTCATCTACGAGATGCTGAAGCGCAAATACAGGCGCGTTTTTTTGGGCGGCAATATCAAGATTTCTCCGTTGAATTTTTTGCACAAACTCCGGCCCGGGGATGTCGCGGTGGTTGAACTTTCTTCATGGATGCTTGAAGATCTCAACGCAGGGCGGATGAGCCCGCACGGCGCGGTCATCACCAACGTGATGCGCGATCATCTGAATACATATAACGGCATGAAAGAGTACGGCGAAGCCAAGGCAATGATTCTCGCGCATCAGAATGTCGGCGATTTCGCAGTGCTGAACCGCGATAATAAATATACGCGGCAGTTTGGCGCGCGGGTGATTGGCCGGCGTTTCTGGTTTTCGCTTAAACCGTTCATTGAAGAAAACGGCGCCATGGTTAAAAACGGACGCATGATTTTCCGAGAGGACGGGCGCGTCCGTAATGTCGCGTCAGTAAAAGACGCGGCAATGCGCGGAGAACATAATCTTTATAACAGTCTGGCCGCGCTCGCGGTAGCGAAAATAATGGGCGTGCCGTGCGTCGCGGTGCGGAAAACCCTGCGCGCGTTCAATGGCCTGGCGGACCGGCAGGAGCTCATCCGCGAGATCAGGGGAGTCAAATATTATAATGATACTACCGCCACCACGCCGGATGCCGGAATCGCGGCTCTGCGCACCCTCGGGGTGCAGAAGAATATCATCCTGATTGCCGGCGGGGCGGACAAAGAGCTCATCTTCGGGGAATGGGCAAAGGCGCTTAAAAAATATTGTAAAAAAGTCGTCCTGCTTCAGGGCACGGCCACGCCAAAAATGTCCGCCGAACTCAAAAAAAACCGGGTTGAGATTGAGTCCACGGTAGACTCCATGAACGCGGCCGTAAATCTCGCCAAAAAGCTTGCCAAAAAAGGTGAGATTATCCTGCTTTCACCGTCGGCCGCGAGCTTTGGTTTATTTCGCAATGAATTTGACCGTGGCGAGCAGTTTATCCGGGCTGTGCGTAAAATATAG
- a CDS encoding endonuclease domain-containing protein, whose protein sequence is MPTYNSKLKTTARNLRKAMTPAEMTLWIRLRHKQVYGAQFFRQTRIGNYIVDFYCPSKKLVVEVDGGHHNYDKLQRTRDEERNKYLEYVWKLRVLRFSNGDVLKSPDEVVNKIAEAIGD, encoded by the coding sequence ATGCCTACTTACAACTCAAAACTAAAAACCACGGCGCGCAATCTTCGTAAGGCGATGACGCCAGCGGAAATGACACTTTGGATTCGATTGCGCCACAAACAAGTTTATGGCGCGCAATTTTTTCGTCAAACAAGGATTGGCAATTATATAGTTGATTTTTATTGTCCGTCTAAGAAGTTGGTGGTTGAAGTTGATGGCGGTCATCATAATTATGACAAATTGCAGAGAACACGTGACGAAGAAAGAAATAAATATCTGGAGTATGTTTGGAAACTTAGGGTGCTGCGTTTTTCAAACGGCGATGTATTAAAAAGCCCAGATGAGGTTGTCAACAAAATTGCCGAGGCGATAGGGGATTAG
- a CDS encoding GDSL-type esterase/lipase family protein yields the protein MDKNICVFGDSIVWGACDYEQGGWAERLKIFCAKNYEDVSVYNLGISGDNTDKLLKRFKGEARTRDPGIIIFAVGINDSYYRVAKKNPKVPLRRFKKNIFKLIKQAKKIEGRAIIVGLAGVDEKKTMPTTWDAELFYDDDNVIKYDNALKDICSVEGVKYAEIKSLLNHEDFEDGLHPNARGHEKIFQRVRDLLIDINLI from the coding sequence ATGGATAAAAATATTTGCGTTTTTGGCGATAGTATCGTCTGGGGAGCGTGCGACTATGAACAGGGCGGCTGGGCGGAGAGACTGAAGATTTTTTGTGCTAAAAATTACGAAGATGTTTCGGTCTATAATCTTGGTATTTCGGGAGACAATACGGACAAACTTTTAAAAAGATTCAAGGGAGAGGCTAGGACGCGAGACCCCGGCATAATTATTTTTGCCGTCGGCATCAATGATTCTTATTATCGCGTGGCGAAAAAAAATCCAAAAGTCCCGCTACGGAGATTTAAAAAGAATATTTTTAAATTGATAAAACAGGCAAAGAAAATTGAGGGCAGGGCAATAATTGTGGGGTTGGCCGGAGTTGATGAGAAAAAGACCATGCCAACGACCTGGGATGCGGAATTGTTTTATGATGATGATAATGTTATTAAGTATGATAATGCCTTGAAAGATATCTGTAGCGTAGAGGGGGTAAAATATGCGGAGATTAAGAGCTTATTGAATCACGAGGATTTTGAGGATGGCTTGCATCCAAACGCTCGCGGACATGAGAAGATTTTTCAAAGAGTGAGGGATTTGCTTATTGATATTAATCTGATTTAA
- a CDS encoding glycosyltransferase family 2 protein, with protein MDGQKPRVAAIVPAFNEEETIGPILETLKTSPLVDEVILISDASSDRTHEIGNRAGITISHQLPIKGGKGAAMAHGVAHTDAPIIFFADADLYGFSHAHIEAILKPVIQGRLAMCVGLRDRGKFLMKLSGILPLIGGERAMRRQVFEDIPDAYRRGFMAEIAMNYYCRSRKLKYGSAECPGLTIRRKMQKVGFTNGLREYIRMYYEIFKAMIIVRWAHLVGKF; from the coding sequence ATGGATGGTCAAAAGCCTAGGGTCGCGGCAATCGTGCCCGCGTTTAATGAAGAAGAGACAATCGGACCGATTCTGGAGACATTGAAAACCTCGCCGCTTGTTGACGAGGTGATTTTGATTTCCGACGCGTCATCCGATCGTACGCATGAAATCGGCAACCGCGCCGGAATTACGATCTCGCATCAGCTGCCGATCAAGGGCGGAAAAGGCGCGGCAATGGCGCACGGCGTGGCGCACACCGATGCGCCGATTATTTTTTTCGCGGATGCGGATTTGTACGGATTCAGCCACGCGCATATTGAAGCAATTTTAAAACCCGTTATCCAAGGCCGGCTTGCCATGTGCGTGGGATTGCGCGACCGTGGAAAATTTTTGATGAAGCTTTCCGGAATCCTGCCGCTGATCGGCGGAGAGAGGGCGATGCGGCGCCAGGTTTTTGAAGATATTCCGGACGCGTACCGGCGCGGATTCATGGCCGAGATCGCCATGAATTATTACTGCCGGTCCAGGAAACTCAAGTACGGTTCGGCCGAGTGCCCGGGGCTCACCATCAGGCGCAAGATGCAGAAGGTCGGGTTTACGAATGGGCTGAGGGAATACATTAGAATGTATTATGAGATTTTTAAAGCAATGATAATTGTGAGGTGGGCGCATCTAGTTGGTAAATTTTAA
- a CDS encoding MFS transporter, with protein sequence MNKVLKYLIIADVIFLSGVTLVSPVIAIFINDKIVGGSIFAAGLAVMIVCFVKAAVIVPLGIFNDRERGNRREFITLVLGLFIMSLVPIGYIFIHRIEHYFLLQIVDGIGAALYYPGWYTIWTRFVDGYSEGRTWAIYGSLTSLAMGITAFVGGYVAQFLGFHAVFIIYSMFTLISIIFILLVRNRIYGWSKA encoded by the coding sequence ATGAATAAAGTTCTAAAATATCTCATCATTGCGGACGTGATATTTTTATCCGGCGTTACACTGGTGTCGCCGGTTATCGCAATTTTTATTAACGATAAAATCGTTGGAGGTTCGATATTCGCGGCCGGACTCGCCGTCATGATTGTTTGTTTCGTGAAGGCCGCGGTGATTGTTCCGCTCGGCATATTCAATGACCGCGAACGCGGCAATCGGCGCGAGTTCATCACACTGGTCCTGGGTCTTTTTATCATGAGCCTAGTGCCGATCGGATATATTTTTATTCACCGTATAGAGCATTATTTTCTTTTGCAGATTGTGGACGGCATCGGCGCAGCGTTGTATTATCCGGGCTGGTACACGATTTGGACAAGATTTGTCGACGGATACAGCGAAGGGCGCACTTGGGCGATTTACGGATCGCTTACCTCGCTTGCCATGGGTATAACCGCGTTTGTCGGCGGATATGTGGCGCAATTCTTAGGTTTTCATGCAGTCTTCATTATATATTCAATGTTCACCTTGATTTCAATAATCTTTATTTTATTGGTAAGAAATAGGATTTATGGATGGTCAAAAGCCTAG